In Woeseia oceani, one DNA window encodes the following:
- a CDS encoding leucyl aminopeptidase: MKTIAALLAFLALAPLSHADEQFDFASLNIPADGRIVVPVVEGESLSGIAATIDQRTNGALAVAAAEASFLGEANATVTLYGVAPYSRIDLIGLGTETVSRAAAENFGGTAASLLAETKGGSVQILWDVASADRDATAARVAFGYLLRSYRFDKYQSDKIDPDTRPVVRLLSNDNSQATFEGDLKHLAAGVFFARNMPSEPANVVYPQVFVDRAKELFKGLDNVKIKVLDEKDLQRLGMGAHWGVGKGSSRPPRLLIIEYMAGGDSPPVVLAGKGITFDTGGISLKGNDGMWAMKGDLGGAGVVTGTVLAAARRGAPVNVVALAALAENMPSGTATRPGDILTSMSGITIEIISTDAEGRLVLADAVHYGQVTYKPSVLIDVATLTGSAGRALGDDYAAVFGRHDDLIEQLTEASNVANEAIWRLPLDDSHFKQIKSEYADIKNSGAGNPGASVGAAFIGSFVAEDQAWAHFDIAGVDLLEEARPTVPKGYSGWSVRALDEYLRRHHQR, from the coding sequence TTGAAAACGATTGCTGCACTACTTGCCTTTCTTGCACTAGCCCCTTTATCTCACGCTGATGAGCAATTTGATTTTGCGTCGTTAAATATTCCGGCAGACGGACGCATAGTCGTGCCCGTGGTTGAAGGTGAGTCACTAAGCGGCATTGCCGCAACGATCGACCAACGAACCAATGGTGCACTCGCGGTTGCGGCGGCGGAAGCGTCGTTTCTAGGCGAAGCGAATGCAACGGTGACACTCTACGGTGTCGCGCCTTATTCGCGCATAGATCTGATCGGTCTGGGGACAGAAACCGTTAGCCGCGCCGCTGCTGAGAATTTTGGTGGTACGGCCGCATCGTTGCTGGCGGAAACAAAAGGCGGCAGCGTGCAGATTCTCTGGGATGTTGCCAGCGCCGATCGGGACGCTACCGCAGCGCGTGTCGCCTTCGGTTATTTGCTCCGCAGCTACCGTTTCGATAAGTACCAGTCCGACAAGATTGATCCGGACACGCGCCCGGTTGTACGCCTCCTGAGTAACGACAACTCACAGGCGACCTTCGAGGGGGACCTTAAGCATCTTGCCGCCGGTGTTTTCTTCGCGCGGAACATGCCCTCGGAGCCCGCCAACGTTGTTTATCCACAGGTGTTCGTTGACAGGGCAAAGGAGCTGTTCAAAGGGCTCGACAACGTCAAAATCAAAGTGTTGGACGAGAAAGATCTGCAGCGGCTTGGCATGGGCGCGCATTGGGGCGTTGGCAAGGGCTCCTCACGCCCGCCCCGGCTATTAATCATTGAATACATGGCTGGGGGTGACAGCCCACCGGTTGTGCTCGCCGGCAAAGGAATTACCTTCGACACCGGCGGTATCTCGCTCAAGGGCAATGACGGCATGTGGGCCATGAAAGGCGATCTCGGCGGCGCAGGCGTTGTGACGGGTACCGTGCTGGCCGCAGCGCGTCGTGGCGCACCGGTCAATGTTGTTGCACTGGCTGCGCTTGCCGAAAATATGCCCTCGGGCACGGCAACCCGGCCTGGCGATATCCTGACGTCGATGTCCGGCATTACGATCGAGATCATTTCTACCGACGCCGAAGGGCGGCTGGTACTTGCCGATGCCGTGCATTACGGCCAGGTCACTTACAAGCCCAGCGTGTTGATTGACGTCGCAACGTTAACCGGGTCGGCAGGCCGGGCATTGGGTGATGATTACGCCGCAGTCTTCGGTCGTCACGATGACTTGATAGAACAACTCACCGAAGCATCCAACGTTGCAAACGAGGCGATTTGGCGTTTGCCGCTGGATGACTCGCACTTCAAGCAAATCAAATCCGAGTACGCCGACATCAAGAACAGCGGTGCGGGCAATCCCGGTGCCAGTGTCGGCGCGGCATTTATCGGTTCGTTCGTTGCCGAGGATCAGGCCTGGGCTCACTTCGATATCGCCGGTGTAGACCTGCTGGAGGAAGCCCGGCCGACCGTACCGAAGGGGTATTCAGGCTGGAGCGTGCGTGCGCTTGATGAGTATTTGCGTCGGCATCATCAACGGTAG
- a CDS encoding DUF2797 domain-containing protein: MNSEAQVSGNLRKMRTRLEGGAQYTLELDGKSIDMNAKIGKSITLSFDGTINCIACGQLTKKSFGQGFCYPCFRNSPEASECIIRPELCRAHEGEARDMAWAEKHCLVEQIVYLARSSAVKVGITRASQIPTRWIDQGASDAIVFARVPNRYTAGLVEVAMKEHLTDRTNWQRMLKNEVINADLAATKASLTGTLDADLRRFVDTDDTVCSIDYPVDRYPEKVKSVGFDKQAEIEGCLAGIKGQYLIFDDNRVLNIRKHNGYRITMS, from the coding sequence ATGAATTCCGAAGCACAGGTTTCCGGCAACCTGCGAAAAATGCGGACCCGACTTGAGGGTGGCGCGCAATACACGCTGGAGTTGGATGGTAAGTCGATCGATATGAACGCGAAGATCGGCAAATCGATCACCTTGAGTTTTGACGGCACCATCAACTGCATTGCCTGCGGCCAACTGACGAAAAAGTCTTTCGGGCAGGGTTTCTGCTACCCGTGCTTTCGAAACTCTCCGGAGGCCAGCGAATGCATCATCCGTCCGGAGCTGTGCCGGGCACACGAAGGCGAGGCGCGAGACATGGCATGGGCCGAAAAACATTGCCTGGTCGAGCAGATTGTCTATCTCGCCAGAAGCTCCGCGGTCAAGGTGGGCATCACGCGGGCCTCGCAAATACCCACTCGCTGGATCGATCAGGGCGCAAGTGACGCGATCGTGTTCGCCCGCGTGCCAAATCGCTACACGGCTGGCCTGGTTGAAGTCGCCATGAAAGAACACCTTACCGATCGGACAAACTGGCAACGCATGTTGAAGAATGAGGTGATCAATGCGGACCTCGCCGCCACGAAAGCATCGTTGACTGGCACGCTCGACGCCGACCTGCGGCGATTTGTCGATACGGATGACACCGTCTGCTCCATCGACTATCCGGTTGATCGGTACCCGGAGAAAGTAAAGAGTGTTGGCTTTGACAAGCAGGCGGAGATCGAGGGTTGCCTCGCCGGAATCAAGGGTCAGTACCTGATATTCGACGACAACCGCGTGCTAAACATCCGCAAGCACAACGGCTACCGCATCACCATGAGCTAG
- a CDS encoding HEAT repeat domain-containing protein → MNRFKQLVGASIIIGLSSVAFGRDDALSEAEQLKIVAIESLITAPAERALPLVSRVLRGDDSDEVKEHALFILSQIDNQEAQELLIEVARSDNRELREEAVRMIGISGKPGALAMLKDLYRDGDMDMREAVLEAYLITDDADAVLAIAEAAVDVEEFELAVETLGAMRATEQLRSLRNKKGMSEVLIEAYAIAGDVESLREFAMDGSDPVRQAEALEGLAIAGDDDANQTFMEVYRNTDNNDLKEAALEAMLISGYDEGVLLLFRESTDAAEKRELLQMLVHMDSDAVWDIIDATLEDD, encoded by the coding sequence ATGAACAGATTTAAACAGTTAGTCGGCGCGAGCATCATCATCGGCCTGTCGTCTGTCGCTTTTGGCAGAGACGATGCCTTAAGCGAAGCCGAACAGCTAAAAATTGTCGCAATCGAATCGTTGATCACCGCACCAGCTGAGCGCGCCTTGCCCCTCGTCAGCCGGGTACTGCGCGGCGACGATAGTGATGAGGTGAAGGAACATGCCCTGTTCATCCTGAGTCAGATCGACAACCAGGAAGCACAGGAATTGCTGATTGAAGTTGCCCGCAGCGACAACCGCGAGTTGCGCGAAGAGGCGGTGCGCATGATCGGCATCAGCGGCAAGCCTGGCGCACTGGCAATGCTGAAGGACCTGTACCGCGACGGCGACATGGACATGCGTGAAGCGGTACTGGAAGCGTATTTGATTACCGACGATGCCGATGCTGTGCTGGCCATCGCCGAGGCAGCAGTGGATGTCGAAGAATTCGAGCTGGCGGTGGAAACACTAGGTGCAATGCGTGCTACCGAACAACTGCGGTCACTGCGCAATAAGAAAGGCATGTCCGAGGTGCTGATTGAAGCCTACGCTATAGCCGGCGATGTCGAGTCGCTGCGCGAGTTTGCAATGGACGGCAGTGACCCGGTACGCCAGGCCGAAGCACTCGAGGGCCTCGCTATCGCCGGTGACGATGACGCGAATCAAACCTTCATGGAGGTTTATCGCAACACCGACAACAACGACCTGAAAGAAGCCGCGCTCGAAGCAATGCTGATTTCCGGCTACGACGAGGGCGTACTCCTGCTGTTCCGCGAAAGCACCGATGCGGCTGAGAAACGGGAGTTACTGCAGATGCTGGTGCATATGGACAGTGACGCCGTGTGGGACATTATCGATGCCACGCTGGAGGATGACTGA
- a CDS encoding HEAT repeat domain-containing protein, translated as MRTVILACLLVSLWPTQVNALPTASADGWYTWRVAATDDSPSWCCVNWNGGRSVPGTCQLDDRRHGYSNTDDHLPETGELQIYALLVDGKAERIRPLSPACPVETTQPVNDLGLVNPVDSLNWLKTYARRDGDSDALPAISMHRGTESLEFIRDLALHDQDPDVRGRAMFWLGQVRIAEGKATLVQVMFEDQSADLREHAAFSLAQSSASDKAGLLIRQGRTDPSAEVRGQAWFWLAQTGAKDGETVILHALQDDRSAKVRDSAIFALSQLPDGQGIPSLVRIVKDKSADRELREQALFWLAESDSDEAYALIDRLLSAR; from the coding sequence ATGCGCACGGTGATCCTTGCCTGCTTGCTGGTCAGCCTCTGGCCAACGCAGGTGAACGCGCTGCCCACTGCATCCGCTGACGGCTGGTACACCTGGCGAGTAGCGGCCACCGACGACTCGCCAAGCTGGTGCTGCGTCAACTGGAACGGTGGTCGCTCCGTGCCCGGTACCTGTCAACTCGATGACCGCCGTCATGGCTACAGCAACACTGATGATCACCTGCCGGAAACCGGCGAGTTGCAGATTTACGCACTGCTCGTTGACGGCAAGGCGGAACGCATCCGCCCGTTGAGCCCGGCCTGCCCGGTTGAAACCACGCAGCCGGTCAACGACCTGGGCCTGGTCAATCCTGTCGACAGCCTCAACTGGCTGAAAACCTATGCCCGCCGTGACGGCGACAGTGACGCCCTGCCCGCTATCAGCATGCACCGCGGCACTGAATCCCTGGAGTTTATTCGCGACCTCGCGTTGCACGATCAGGACCCGGACGTGCGCGGGCGTGCAATGTTCTGGCTGGGCCAGGTGCGAATTGCCGAGGGCAAAGCCACACTGGTGCAGGTGATGTTTGAGGACCAGAGCGCCGATCTTCGTGAGCACGCGGCATTTTCACTGGCGCAGTCCAGCGCCTCCGACAAGGCCGGGCTGCTCATTCGGCAAGGCCGGACCGACCCCAGCGCCGAGGTCCGTGGTCAGGCCTGGTTCTGGCTGGCGCAAACCGGGGCCAAGGACGGTGAAACCGTCATCCTGCATGCGCTGCAAGACGATCGCAGCGCCAAGGTGCGGGACAGCGCGATATTCGCGTTGTCGCAGCTACCGGACGGGCAAGGTATCCCCAGCCTCGTGAGAATCGTCAAGGACAAGTCAGCGGACCGCGAGTTGCGCGAACAGGCGTTGTTCTGGCTTGCGGAATCGGACAGCGACGAGGCTTACGCGCTGATCGACAGGCTCCTGTCTGCGCGTTGA
- a CDS encoding acyl-CoA thioesterase: MKFYGRRMVRPEHLNSVNRLFGGTLLSWVDEEAYIFAKCQLRTPHLVTRHFSEVNFVSAAVQDDIVEFGLSVKKFGKTSITITCQVRNKDSKKVLIDIKKLVFVAVDRLGQPVPHGLGLEAVS, translated from the coding sequence ATAAAGTTTTACGGACGTCGTATGGTGCGGCCCGAACACCTAAACAGCGTCAATCGATTGTTCGGCGGAACATTGTTGAGTTGGGTGGATGAAGAAGCGTACATATTCGCGAAATGCCAACTGCGAACACCACACCTCGTTACGCGACACTTTTCCGAAGTGAATTTCGTTTCCGCCGCCGTTCAGGATGACATCGTTGAATTCGGCCTGAGTGTGAAAAAGTTTGGAAAGACCTCCATAACGATCACCTGCCAGGTTCGCAATAAAGATAGCAAGAAGGTACTTATCGATATCAAGAAGCTCGTCTTTGTAGCGGTTGACCGGCTTGGCCAGCCCGTTCCGCATGGCTTGGGCCTGGAAGCGGTGAGCTAA
- a CDS encoding thioredoxin family protein produces the protein MPIRYANFLCTISLGLCLVLAAGRALAAETDPDGRRYVESATPLVDVELALDRAKERDRPLLVVAGANWCHDSRALASRLGQSPLADLVQENYELVFVSVGFYEQGRDVMQRFGVPHYYATPTVLIIDPSSGQVINEADRHQWGNAYNIGMSASVDYFQKWSNEDRPAEPVVESAELRRLDQEIDAFERQLADRVVAGYAVVGPLLAATEAGNRPEKFSASWDELSKFRNAIPTAVQELRTEARRRVAAGEDNVQLVFPRFAPLSWEG, from the coding sequence ATGCCAATCCGCTACGCCAATTTTCTATGCACTATCTCGCTGGGGCTTTGCCTGGTCTTGGCTGCCGGTCGCGCTTTGGCCGCTGAAACGGACCCTGACGGGCGCCGTTACGTAGAATCCGCGACTCCCCTTGTCGACGTTGAACTGGCGCTCGATCGAGCAAAAGAACGTGATCGACCATTGCTGGTCGTCGCGGGTGCCAACTGGTGTCACGATTCGCGCGCACTCGCCTCCCGTCTGGGTCAGTCGCCGTTGGCAGACCTTGTTCAGGAAAATTACGAGCTGGTATTCGTGAGCGTCGGCTTCTACGAGCAGGGCAGGGATGTCATGCAGCGATTTGGTGTCCCGCACTACTACGCAACGCCAACAGTACTCATTATTGATCCCTCGAGCGGGCAGGTAATCAATGAAGCGGATCGGCACCAGTGGGGTAATGCTTACAACATTGGTATGTCGGCGTCCGTCGATTACTTCCAAAAATGGTCAAACGAAGATCGGCCTGCCGAACCTGTCGTGGAGTCCGCCGAGCTTCGCCGATTGGATCAGGAAATCGACGCATTCGAGCGGCAATTGGCGGACCGCGTGGTGGCCGGCTACGCCGTCGTTGGCCCTTTACTTGCAGCGACCGAGGCCGGTAACCGACCTGAGAAATTCAGCGCCAGCTGGGACGAGCTAAGCAAGTTTCGAAACGCTATTCCGACTGCGGTTCAAGAGCTAAGAACTGAGGCGCGCCGGCGTGTGGCTGCGGGCGAAGATAACGTTCAACTCGTATTCCCCCGTTTCGCGCCGCTGTCATGGGAAGGGTAG
- a CDS encoding pyridoxal phosphate-dependent aminotransferase, giving the protein MLKNLNINISGLKPSATLAINEKSLQMLREGKEIYRLGLGQSPFPVPESVVNTLRSHASEKDYLPVSGLPALRTAVAGHLNRGRGTSFKADNVLIGPGSKELLFILQMAFSGELLLPAPSWVSYAPQAELLGLEVTWLPTSLDDGWRLQPEILDDYCERNGRHPRLLILNYPNNPTGTSYSDEWLAEIAVVAGKHELLVIADEIYWELSFGDNPGSLVRHYPEGTILSTGLSKWCGAGGWRLGAFAFSDELATLRNAMATIASETYSAVSAPVQYAAVTAFAGNAELDDYLHHSRRVMQFILSAFENALRDVGIQCSPAEGGFYLMPDFSNFRIELKKQGIADGKMLANRILQDTGVASLPGSDFGLPDDALILRFALVDFDGGAALTASGFKSKAQTLDASFMPTHAPAMNKALSALLHWISGIGRAHQQE; this is encoded by the coding sequence ATGCTTAAAAACCTGAATATAAATATTTCCGGACTGAAGCCTTCAGCGACACTCGCCATCAACGAGAAAAGCCTGCAGATGCTGCGCGAAGGCAAGGAAATTTATCGGCTTGGCTTGGGACAGTCGCCTTTTCCTGTGCCGGAATCGGTAGTCAATACCCTCCGGTCGCACGCCAGTGAAAAAGACTATTTGCCGGTCTCGGGCTTACCGGCATTGCGGACCGCTGTCGCAGGCCACCTTAATCGCGGACGTGGAACTTCCTTCAAAGCCGACAACGTACTGATTGGCCCAGGCTCAAAAGAATTGCTCTTTATTCTGCAGATGGCATTTAGCGGCGAGTTGCTTTTGCCTGCGCCCAGCTGGGTGTCCTATGCGCCGCAGGCCGAGCTGCTCGGCCTTGAGGTTACCTGGCTACCGACGAGTTTGGACGACGGCTGGCGCTTGCAGCCCGAAATACTTGATGACTATTGTGAACGCAATGGCAGACACCCCCGATTATTGATACTGAATTACCCGAATAATCCGACAGGTACGTCTTACTCCGATGAATGGTTGGCCGAAATTGCCGTTGTCGCGGGGAAACATGAGTTGCTCGTGATCGCCGATGAAATTTACTGGGAACTATCTTTTGGCGACAACCCTGGTTCCCTTGTCCGGCATTACCCGGAAGGAACCATTCTCAGCACGGGCTTGAGCAAATGGTGTGGCGCGGGTGGCTGGCGACTGGGCGCGTTCGCGTTTTCCGATGAATTGGCGACATTGCGCAACGCCATGGCAACAATCGCCAGTGAAACCTACAGTGCCGTAAGTGCGCCGGTGCAATATGCTGCCGTAACGGCATTTGCCGGTAATGCTGAGCTGGATGATTACCTGCATCACTCACGACGCGTTATGCAGTTCATATTGAGTGCATTTGAAAACGCGTTACGGGATGTTGGAATCCAATGTTCGCCAGCGGAAGGAGGGTTTTACCTCATGCCCGACTTCTCCAACTTTCGGATTGAGCTGAAAAAGCAAGGAATAGCAGACGGAAAAATGTTGGCGAACCGGATTCTGCAGGACACCGGCGTCGCCAGTTTGCCCGGCAGCGATTTCGGGCTGCCGGATGATGCCCTGATTTTGCGTTTTGCTTTGGTGGATTTTGATGGCGGCGCTGCACTAACGGCCAGCGGATTTAAAAGCAAAGCACAAACATTAGACGCAAGCTTTATGCCGACCCACGCTCCCGCAATGAACAAAGCCTTGTCAGCGTTGTTGCACTGGATCTCCGGTATAGGCAGAGCACATCAGCAAGAATAG
- a CDS encoding serine hydrolase domain-containing protein, whose protein sequence is MLRFARPISFLAIAFLFGLTACQPGDATSVPVASDSQPASAPKRPTTAGVDDIFADIAADAPGASVIVMKDGEIVHRADYGLANLDYGIPINSNTVFDIASISKQFGGMAALLLEADGALDLDADVRDYVPELPDFGYTITARHLLHHTSGIRDWPHVMMLAGVEYGDVISYEKILRMLFQQEAINFPPGSEYAYSNTGYNLLSLIIERTSGMTFREFTNERIFKPLGMTSTHFSDNSNEVIANRAESYQPVESGAPSGQYQRAVNQLTALASSSLHTTIDDFGLWMKNFESAQLGGQAIVERMTEQGVLTNGETIAYANGLAVGEYRDLVTHGHGGSWAGFRTNYLRFPDHGISIAVFCNFADCDPARRVRKVSEVFLGNLMGPPPPEQEAEPEKIHPILSEAELTAFNGSYRSAELDSTYRVFVRDGQLIAEHWRNAPAVLTPVAEDLFEGDQNWFPEVRFRRDDNGHVTALLVAGSRVRDLVFERMAADQ, encoded by the coding sequence ATGCTGCGATTCGCACGGCCCATCTCTTTCTTGGCCATAGCCTTTCTGTTCGGCCTGACTGCATGTCAACCTGGAGATGCGACGAGTGTTCCGGTCGCTTCAGACAGTCAACCTGCCTCCGCACCGAAACGGCCAACAACAGCTGGCGTCGACGACATATTTGCCGATATCGCGGCAGACGCTCCCGGTGCATCCGTCATAGTAATGAAAGACGGTGAGATCGTGCATCGCGCTGATTACGGCCTTGCCAACCTCGACTACGGTATACCGATCAACAGCAACACCGTATTTGACATTGCATCGATCTCGAAACAGTTTGGCGGCATGGCGGCCTTGTTGCTCGAGGCCGACGGCGCACTCGATCTCGACGCGGATGTCAGAGACTACGTGCCCGAACTCCCGGATTTCGGCTATACGATCACTGCTCGCCACCTGTTACACCACACCAGCGGTATCCGCGACTGGCCGCACGTCATGATGTTGGCCGGCGTTGAGTATGGCGATGTCATCTCCTACGAGAAAATTCTGCGCATGCTGTTTCAGCAGGAAGCGATTAATTTCCCGCCCGGCTCGGAATACGCCTATTCAAATACTGGCTACAACTTGCTCTCTCTGATCATCGAACGAACGTCAGGCATGACGTTTCGTGAATTTACCAACGAAAGAATTTTCAAACCACTCGGAATGACCAGTACGCACTTTTCCGACAACTCCAATGAAGTCATTGCGAACCGCGCTGAGTCTTACCAGCCAGTGGAGTCCGGCGCGCCCAGTGGACAGTATCAGCGTGCTGTGAACCAGTTGACGGCATTGGCATCGAGCTCCCTGCACACAACGATCGACGACTTCGGCCTCTGGATGAAGAATTTTGAGAGCGCTCAGCTTGGCGGACAGGCGATCGTCGAGCGCATGACCGAACAGGGTGTCTTGACCAACGGCGAGACCATAGCCTACGCCAACGGCCTCGCGGTCGGCGAATACCGGGACTTGGTTACTCACGGTCACGGCGGTTCCTGGGCAGGTTTTCGAACCAACTATCTGCGCTTTCCGGACCACGGTATTTCAATTGCAGTGTTCTGCAACTTCGCTGATTGTGATCCCGCCCGCCGTGTACGGAAGGTATCAGAAGTCTTTCTCGGCAATCTGATGGGCCCGCCGCCGCCCGAACAAGAAGCCGAACCTGAGAAAATTCATCCGATCCTGTCGGAAGCTGAGCTCACGGCATTCAACGGCAGCTACCGTAGCGCGGAGCTGGATTCCACCTACCGGGTTTTCGTAAGGGACGGCCAGTTGATCGCCGAACACTGGCGCAACGCACCGGCCGTGCTCACACCGGTCGCCGAAGATCTGTTTGAAGGGGACCAAAACTGGTTTCCCGAAGTGCGATTCCGGCGCGATGACAACGGCCATGTAACCGCCTTGCTGGTTGCTGGATCGCGTGTTCGTGATTTGGTATTCGAGCGAATGGCGGCCGATCAATAA
- a CDS encoding Lrp/AsnC family transcriptional regulator yields the protein MSLDRYDRAILQALQQDGRISNVVLAGMVNLSESACLRRVRALEAKGLIERYVALLNQKQAGLAGNVFVHIALNREEQSELAAFEEAVQHLPEVMECYLMTGEFDYLLRIVVSDMADFERVHNESLTRLPGVARVNSSVAIRTVRKTTELPIS from the coding sequence ATGAGCCTCGACCGATATGACCGCGCCATTTTGCAGGCCCTGCAGCAAGACGGCCGGATCAGCAACGTCGTTCTGGCAGGCATGGTGAACCTGTCGGAATCGGCCTGCCTGCGACGGGTGCGGGCGCTGGAAGCGAAGGGACTCATTGAACGCTACGTCGCGCTGCTCAACCAAAAGCAGGCAGGACTGGCGGGCAACGTTTTCGTCCACATTGCGCTGAACCGCGAAGAGCAGAGCGAACTCGCCGCCTTCGAAGAAGCCGTGCAGCATTTGCCGGAAGTCATGGAGTGCTACCTGATGACTGGCGAGTTCGATTATTTGTTGCGGATAGTCGTCTCAGACATGGCCGATTTCGAGCGCGTACATAATGAGTCACTCACGCGCCTGCCCGGCGTTGCGCGGGTGAACTCCAGCGTTGCCATTCGTACCGTGCGCAAGACCACGGAACTGCCGATCTCGTAA
- a CDS encoding RNA polymerase sigma factor: protein MAAVLKRGNKPTQAEFHAAISSRSDRWFAACLRITRSRELAEDAVQDALLSAWNKREQFQQGAQLSTWIHRIAINSALQLIRKQRPGRFTALDMDIESEEESPEESKANIELAKTLTEACAHLSEIERVCFLLKHMEEWRLKEIAESLETNEGTVKQAIFRAVKKLRVRLGGLERNAS from the coding sequence ATGGCAGCGGTACTGAAGCGCGGCAATAAGCCGACGCAGGCGGAGTTTCATGCGGCGATTTCGAGTCGATCGGATCGCTGGTTCGCCGCGTGCCTGCGGATTACCCGCAGTCGCGAGCTGGCCGAAGACGCGGTGCAGGACGCATTGCTGTCCGCGTGGAACAAACGCGAGCAGTTCCAGCAGGGCGCGCAGCTTTCTACCTGGATACACCGCATCGCCATCAACTCGGCGCTGCAGCTTATCCGCAAGCAACGGCCGGGACGTTTCACGGCACTGGATATGGATATCGAGAGTGAGGAGGAATCGCCTGAAGAATCCAAAGCCAATATCGAACTTGCGAAGACTCTGACCGAGGCCTGTGCGCACCTGAGTGAGATCGAGCGGGTCTGCTTCCTGTTGAAGCACATGGAAGAGTGGCGCTTGAAAGAGATCGCGGAATCGCTCGAGACCAACGAGGGCACCGTCAAGCAGGCCATCTTCCGGGCAGTAAAAAAACTTCGGGTCCGCTTGGGCGGGCTGGAGAGGAACGCATCATGA
- the ald gene encoding alanine dehydrogenase: MKIGVPKEIKVLEYRVGMVPAGVGELVHAGHEVLVETGAGLGIGMTDEDYKAAGATVLATPEEIFAAADMIVKVKEPQLHECAMLKKGQVLFTYLHLAADPAQAEALVKSGATAIAYETVTAKDGSLPLLTPMSEVAGRLSIQAGAFALQKANGGRGVLLGGVPGVPPAKVLVVGGGVAGTHAAEMAVGMGADVTVLDRSVPRLRQLDTIFSGRVHTVYSTKDAMDRLVPEADLVIGAVLIAGAAAPKLVTREHVKAMRPGAVLVDISIDQGGCFETSRPTTHAEPTYLVDDVVHYCVTNMPGAVPRTSTFALTNVTLPFAKALANHGWRDALRRDPHLAMGLNVHNGHVNYEAVAKELGYQYLSAEDALKAG; this comes from the coding sequence ATGAAAATCGGCGTGCCAAAAGAAATCAAAGTTCTCGAATACCGCGTAGGCATGGTCCCGGCGGGTGTTGGAGAGCTTGTCCACGCTGGACACGAAGTCCTGGTCGAAACCGGTGCAGGGCTTGGAATCGGCATGACCGATGAAGATTACAAAGCGGCGGGTGCAACCGTCCTTGCGACCCCCGAAGAAATTTTCGCGGCGGCTGACATGATCGTCAAAGTGAAAGAGCCGCAATTACACGAATGCGCAATGTTGAAAAAAGGGCAGGTGTTGTTCACTTACCTGCACCTGGCAGCCGATCCGGCGCAGGCCGAGGCACTCGTTAAATCCGGCGCGACGGCTATTGCCTACGAGACCGTTACCGCCAAAGACGGTTCTCTTCCATTGCTAACCCCCATGAGCGAAGTCGCGGGTCGTTTGTCGATTCAGGCTGGCGCCTTTGCGCTGCAAAAGGCAAACGGCGGCCGCGGCGTGTTGCTCGGCGGCGTGCCGGGCGTTCCCCCGGCGAAAGTGTTGGTGGTCGGCGGCGGTGTTGCGGGTACGCACGCGGCGGAAATGGCCGTTGGCATGGGAGCCGATGTCACGGTGCTTGATCGTTCAGTGCCGCGCTTGCGTCAACTCGATACTATTTTTAGCGGCCGCGTGCACACGGTGTATTCCACCAAAGACGCGATGGACCGCCTTGTTCCTGAAGCCGACCTCGTCATCGGTGCGGTTTTGATTGCTGGTGCCGCGGCGCCGAAGCTGGTTACGCGGGAGCACGTCAAGGCGATGCGCCCTGGTGCTGTGCTGGTGGATATTTCCATCGATCAGGGCGGTTGCTTCGAAACCAGTCGTCCGACGACTCATGCTGAACCGACTTACCTCGTGGACGATGTTGTTCACTATTGCGTGACCAACATGCCGGGAGCTGTACCGCGCACATCGACCTTCGCTTTAACCAACGTGACTTTGCCCTTTGCCAAGGCCCTGGCCAATCACGGCTGGCGCGATGCGCTGCGGCGGGATCCGCACCTTGCGATGGGCCTGAATGTGCACAACGGGCACGTCAATTACGAAGCGGTGGCCAAGGAGCTGGGTTACCAGTATTTGTCTGCCGAAGACGCCTTGAAAGCGGGTTAA